In one window of Candidatus Sulfuricurvum sp. RIFRC-1 DNA:
- a CDS encoding integrase arm-type DNA-binding domain-containing protein codes for MANRQVTSLTDTAIKNAKPKDKEYTLPDGNGLQLNIKPDGRKVWEIRYTVEGKAKKTTGGAYPATSLSKARAKRDELKAKVINGIDPIKEKQAQKEQKRIEAEEAKAETTILLNTFEKVSREFIDSITGELVPRYHSLKLARLENHIFPYIGDKPINDVTRMMIIECLDRLKAVNKADTALRTLNIISQVYRYAVTREITPHNITADIDKRFVIGKIERKNMATITDPKKVGILLNAIDDYHGEIIVKSALQLATLTAQRPYNIRFAEWDEFDLEKNEWIIPAEKMKMKRPHIVPITKQVKEVIETLRPHTQHKSKYLFHSLHTSIKPISENTMNQALRRLGYTKEEIVSHGFRAMFSTIANENITVHGYHTDVIERCLAHVEGNKVKGAYNHAQYAQERLGLMQWWADYLDEVKK; via the coding sequence ATGGCGAATAGACAGGTTACATCACTCACCGATACCGCTATAAAGAACGCTAAACCCAAAGATAAAGAGTACACCCTACCCGATGGAAACGGCTTACAGCTGAATATAAAACCCGATGGCAGAAAAGTTTGGGAGATACGTTACACCGTTGAGGGGAAAGCGAAAAAGACAACGGGGGGAGCCTACCCCGCCACGTCATTATCCAAAGCAAGAGCAAAGCGTGACGAACTCAAAGCGAAAGTTATAAACGGTATCGACCCGATCAAAGAGAAACAAGCGCAAAAAGAACAAAAGCGTATCGAAGCGGAAGAAGCCAAAGCCGAAACCACCATATTGTTAAACACCTTTGAAAAAGTATCACGGGAGTTTATCGACAGTATCACGGGCGAACTTGTACCCCGCTATCACTCTCTTAAACTGGCACGACTTGAAAATCATATCTTCCCCTACATAGGAGACAAACCGATCAACGACGTAACCCGTATGATGATAATCGAGTGTTTGGATAGATTAAAAGCTGTAAACAAAGCCGATACGGCACTAAGAACCCTCAATATTATTTCCCAAGTGTACCGCTACGCCGTAACCCGTGAAATCACCCCGCACAACATCACCGCCGATATTGATAAACGCTTTGTAATCGGAAAAATAGAGCGTAAAAATATGGCGACAATCACCGACCCTAAAAAGGTAGGAATACTTTTAAATGCGATAGACGACTACCACGGGGAAATAATCGTAAAGAGTGCTTTACAGTTAGCAACCCTCACCGCTCAACGCCCCTATAATATCCGCTTTGCTGAATGGGACGAATTTGATTTAGAAAAAAATGAGTGGATTATCCCCGCTGAAAAAATGAAAATGAAACGCCCCCATATCGTACCGATCACGAAGCAAGTAAAAGAAGTAATAGAAACCCTACGCCCACACACTCAACACAAAAGTAAATACTTGTTTCATTCTCTCCACACCTCTATTAAACCTATCAGCGAAAACACAATGAATCAAGCATTAAGACGTTTGGGGTACACTAAAGAGGAGATAGTATCTCACGGGTTTAGAGCAATGTTTAGCACCATAGCAAACGAAAACATAACCGTACACGGCTACCACACCGACGTAATAGAGCGATGTTTAGCACACGTCGAGGGAAACAAGGTTAAGGGGGCATACAATCATGCTCAATACGCTCAAGAGCGTTTAGGGCTTATGCAATGGTGGGCGGATTATCTCGATGAGGTGAAAAAATGA
- a CDS encoding helix-hairpin-helix domain-containing protein, giving the protein MSYVLLTAFLLFIIFLFVKFQNKNTNSTASNNLNDNTIIKAQKNINPNAFKMNDKVLAPHNFVPIKIIDNDNELEKIVPDFEHRKEDVTSELISRLGGALPNDVIWGLLQQLYLEFFIKDHKIFLNTAYQEGLLLQKEKKYKQAISHYSYGLYYLMNFYNAPLNPTAHLIDFVSNETQLIEMAQQKFINKIQLCMEYENLNLEEVKDLSLSLINRSPLPNLSSQQFIMKIQTHFHIRGKNENKGVQAQGFQDLVTSSNYSDLFKGLEFNATIQFRTPLEVLKHHGEIYKGSGEPPKYAKEQWHGMWLPVLKEKYDLFTHTTISTDLGALSFDEVNLYLDFLIKFHTIAESELDVEEKIVQINKLNKNDSNFNKYYKFFDSKEFLESYFNLLIKNILPAKATKSLNDAGYRTLKDLKGANPKELLKLDGVGKATIDKLSNYL; this is encoded by the coding sequence ATGAGCTATGTTCTCTTAACGGCTTTTCTTCTATTCATCATATTCCTATTTGTGAAATTTCAAAATAAAAATACCAATAGTACCGCCTCTAATAATCTGAATGACAATACAATCATCAAAGCACAAAAAAATATTAACCCAAATGCTTTTAAGATGAATGATAAAGTCTTAGCTCCTCATAATTTTGTGCCTATAAAAATCATCGATAATGACAATGAGTTAGAAAAGATAGTTCCCGATTTTGAGCATCGAAAGGAAGACGTAACCAGTGAATTAATTTCTCGGTTAGGTGGTGCATTGCCTAATGATGTGATTTGGGGTCTTTTACAACAATTATATTTAGAGTTTTTTATTAAGGATCATAAAATATTTTTGAACACTGCATATCAAGAAGGTTTACTTCTACAAAAAGAAAAAAAATATAAACAAGCAATATCTCATTATTCATACGGTTTATATTATCTTATGAATTTTTATAATGCTCCACTTAACCCTACTGCCCACTTAATCGATTTTGTCTCAAATGAAACTCAATTAATAGAAATGGCACAACAAAAGTTTATCAATAAAATACAACTTTGCATGGAATATGAAAATCTCAATCTTGAGGAAGTTAAGGATTTGTCTCTCAGTTTAATAAATAGAAGTCCGTTGCCAAATTTATCTTCTCAGCAGTTCATTATGAAAATTCAGACTCACTTTCATATCAGAGGGAAGAATGAAAATAAGGGTGTACAAGCTCAAGGATTTCAAGATTTAGTTACTTCTTCAAACTATTCTGACCTTTTTAAAGGATTAGAATTTAATGCAACCATACAGTTTAGGACTCCGTTGGAAGTACTAAAACATCATGGAGAAATTTATAAAGGTAGTGGAGAGCCTCCAAAATATGCTAAAGAACAATGGCATGGTATGTGGTTGCCAGTGTTAAAAGAAAAATATGACCTATTCACTCATACAACTATATCTACAGATTTAGGTGCTTTATCTTTCGATGAAGTTAATCTTTACTTAGATTTTTTAATCAAATTTCATACAATTGCTGAAAGCGAATTAGACGTAGAAGAAAAAATAGTGCAGATTAATAAACTCAATAAAAATGATTCAAATTTTAACAAATATTATAAATTTTTTGATAGTAAAGAATTTTTAGAGTCATATTTCAATCTATTAATCAAGAATATCCTCCCTGCTAAAGCTACAAAAAGCTTAAATGATGCAGGTTATAGAACATTGAAAGATTTAAAAGGAGCTAATCCTAAAGAGCTGTTAAAATTAGATGGTGTAGGGAAAGCAACAATTGATAAGTTATCTAATTATCTTTAA
- a CDS encoding helix-turn-helix domain-containing protein, whose amino-acid sequence MDTSQFEEYKRAKQTAQYMGIGVSTVWLFTKQGKIKAIKLSDRVTVWAKSDLDAFIASRMAVV is encoded by the coding sequence ATGGATACATCACAATTCGAAGAATACAAAAGAGCAAAACAAACGGCTCAATACATGGGGATAGGTGTCTCAACTGTTTGGTTATTTACCAAGCAAGGGAAGATCAAAGCAATCAAGTTAAGCGACCGTGTGACGGTATGGGCGAAGTCCGATTTAGATGCGTTTATCGCTTCACGTATGGCGGTAGTGTAA